One window of the Melanotaenia boesemani isolate fMelBoe1 chromosome 14, fMelBoe1.pri, whole genome shotgun sequence genome contains the following:
- the LOC121653408 gene encoding uncharacterized protein LOC121653408 isoform X2, with amino-acid sequence MAQFKFGMFYFRDNTIHVESTDIVTPQYRQQLVQVLKRPDLSSEDGWIQVCWGTRKAPKNKVAAKLLLLGDNYKELMGKKEAFLKDEDIWHMAVARRRTTPCTTTRDGSKPKKKRITATSSLTSDEDETQIDPSQVFQTNPKMTKAARDRALSQLKSSLLRRNPTTSTSLTSDVDTDIDTNVDLFDPPQASESTDLGQGESEEESVLMDQSRSSVDMQQDVMDALKEIPALVKCVRDLITTMKRMPPVMDTDSTSSGSSSPAPEMISLGNTGVQISKNCFLRLNRTRMSLFTQDLAVLIFGRDVLASSTLTGKPGPTGTAKEQLNPEKLSALVDTVIAEFPGTNVSDVRAVIRRKCNNENFVSKKKQ; translated from the exons ATGGCGCAGTTCAAGTTCgggatgttttattttagggaCAACACAATTCACGTCGAAAGTACTGACATTGTGACACCTCAGTACAGACAGCAGCTCGTTCAGGTATTAAAACGGCCGGACCTCTCCAGTGAAGACGGATGGATACAAGTGTGCTGGGGCACCAGGAAAGCACCTAAAAACAAGGTGGCCGCGAAACTGCTCTTACTCGGAG ACAACTACAAGGAGttgatggggaaaaaagaagccTTCCTCAAGGATGAGGACATCTGGCACATGGCAGTTGCAAGGAGAAGGACCACACCATGTACCACAACACGTGATGGAAGCAAACCAAAG aaaaaaagaattactgCAACTTCCAGTCTCACTTCAGATGAAGATGAAACACAGATTGACCCATCACAAGTTTTTCAAACAAAT CCGAAGATGACAAAAGCTGCAAGAGACAGAGCCCTTTCCCAACTGAAATCCTCGCTGCTGAGAAGAAATCCAACAACCTCCACCTCCTTGACAAGTGATGTTGATACAGACATAGACACCAATGTGGACTTATTTGACCCACCTCAGGCTTCAGAATCAACT GACCTGGGCCAAGGGGAAAGTGAAGAGGAGAGTGTCCTGATGGATCAGTCCAGATCCAGTGTTGACATGCAACAGGACGTGATGGATGCTCTGAAAG AAATTCCAGCCTTAGTCAAGTGTGTCAGAGATCTTATTACAACCATGAAGAGAATGCCACCTGTCATGGACACTGACAGTACAAGTTCTGGTTCTTCCAGTCCAGCTCCAGAAATG ATTTCCTTGGGCAACACGGGGGTGCAGATCAGCAAAAACTGTTTCCTAAGACTAAACCGAACAAGAATGTCCCTGTTCACACAGGACTTAGCTGTGCTCATCTTTGGGCGGGATGTTTTGGCATCCTCGACTCTCACAGGAAAACCAGGGCCTACTGGAACAGCGAAAGAGCAGCTAAATCCGGAAAAGCTGAGTGCCCTCGTTG ATACAGTTATTGCTGAATTTCCAGGAACAAATGTGTCTGATGTGAGGGCAGTGATTCGGAGAAAATGTAACAATGAGAATTTTGTGAGCAAAAAGAAACAGTAA
- the LOC121653392 gene encoding uncharacterized protein LOC121653392, with protein sequence MAPKRHYKEYLLNESSQPSKATKYRRLAKENENTLNCRGNYKKYLSASCTTNNRGVLKEIPLSNNGERTYSLEEYPGDNPTTNKQNVPDEGLVAEGPSGQSSLECLRGKHLVTPITEHLLQDRPNRDSSEPAGEGVSRNTHPVLELPPSTYSHCTFQFCGDQQDMQIGPEAQDMLEKQPGCNVPATPTDQQETPNQQAETFLLDGDDPAYPGAPLTKGQSLILLMSYVLRHNVTGVALEHLLKIVNEHFPGMVPVTTYLFHKAYGQYGNYVPHFYCPACENYLGVNNTSELQCGACNAVTDSESCLKSGCFFLVLSLDSQIKTLLEQNQSLKKDWQCADVMSDIQCGEEYHKLKESGELGEDDITLIWNCDGIPVFRSSKYQIWPIQCQVIELEPKERKANICLPCLWFGEKKPNFLTYLKPFVDELQILEQNGIKWKDSANVQHVSKVYALICSSDSVARPLLRNTKQFNGFYGCDFCYHVGGGPYTNKGPKPHLRTEAKHFDHAMAATPDSPVMGVKGPSPLMKLTKFQMINGFVPEYQHCVCLGVTRQLAKLWFDSRNHDKEWYLGAKSDRIDKELIAIQPPVEITRVPRSVADRKYWKASEWRSFLLFYCLPLLNGVLLKKFWNHLFLFVFAMHILLGEKVKRCDIEVAERALKKFSLQFEKLYGAANMTFNVHLLTHLAASVRNWGPLWATSTFSFESFNGTLLQYFNGTTHVPEQIVKRFLCWRSLTQKAEKYMVDANEGVKCIFSHLLNSNVSSSNSSTLNENVRVFGNPCHHKLSALEKLAIKDLLSVTVEHCVCFHRFIVKGVLYHSSSNRSLKKRINSTVELQDGRLCRILCMSVFRAGDLSLHCILVKELVKTEGQLCKDSQLNIASTFMSEVSESRNVYAVPTDLFHRKCVLIQSRDKQYVIPLPNNVERD encoded by the exons ATGGCACCCAAAAGACATTACAAAGAATATCTGCTGAATGAGTCGAGCCAACCTTCAAAGGCAACCAAATACAGACGGCTAGCAAAGGAGAACGAG AATACTTTAAACTGCAGAGGAAATTACAAGAAATACCTCAGTGCATCCTGTACAACTAACAATAGAGGAGTCTTGAAAGAG ATTCCACTTTCAAATAACGGTGAACGAACATATTCTCTGGAGGAATATCCAGGAGACAATCCCACAACTAACAAACAG AATGTTCCCGATGAGGGCCTTGTTGCAGAAGGACCAAGCGGTCAGTCATCTTTAGAATGTTTGAGAGGAAAGCATCTTGTCACTCCAATAACAGAGCATCTGCTTCAGGACAGACCAAACAGAGATTCATCAGAG CCTGCCGGAGAGGGGGTCTCCAGAAATACCCACCCAGTGCTAGAATtgccaccctccacctactcacACTGCACTTTTCAATTTTGTGGGGATCAACAAGATATGCAAATCGGACCAGAAGCACAG GACATGTTAGAGAAGCAACCAGGATGCAATGTGCCTGCTACTCCAACTGATCAGCAAGAGACACCAAACCAACAG GCAGAGACATTTTTGTTGGATGGAGATGATCCAGCGTATCCTGGAGCTCCACTGACAAAGGGACAAAGTTTAATCTTACTGATGTCTTATGTACTAAGGCACAATGTGACAGGTGTGGCACTGGAACATCTACTGAAGATTGTTAATGAACATTTCCCTGGAATGGTACCAGTAACCACATACCTTTTTCACAAAGCTTATGGACAATATGGAAATTATGTCCCCCATTTTTACTGTCCAGCATGTGAAAACTACTTGGGGGTAAATAATACCAGTGAACTACAGTGTGGAGCTTGTAATGCAGTAACTGATTCAGAGAGCTGTCTCAAAAGTGGGTGTTTCTTTCTAGTGCTTAGTTTGGATTCACAAATCAAAACATTGCTTGAACAAaaccaaagtttaaaaaaagactggcAATGTGCAGATGTCATGTCAGATATACAGTGTGGAGAAGAGTACCATAAACTCAAAGAATCAGGTGAATTAGGTGAGGATGACATAACTTTAATTTGGAACTGTGATGGAATTCCAGTTTTCAGGAGTTCAAAGTATCAAATTTGGCCCATTCAGTGCCAGGTTATAGAACTTGAACCTAAAGAACGGAAGGCAAATATCTGTCTTCCTTGTCTCTGGTTTGGCGAGAAGAAGCCAAACTTCTTAACATATTTGAAGCCATTTGTTGATGAACTGCAAATTTTAGAACAAAATGGTATTAAATGGAAGGACTCAGCAAATGTACAACATGTCTCCAAAGTGTATGCTCTGATATGCAGTTCAGATTCAGTTGCTCGCCCACTTCTAAGAAACACCAAACAGTTTAATGGCTTTTATGGATGTGATTTTTGTTACCATGTTGGTGGTGGTCCTTACACAAACAAAGGCCCAAAACCACATCTTAGAACTGAAGCTAAGCATTTTGATCACGCAATGGCTGCAACACCAGACAGTCCAGTAATGGGAGTAAAAGGACCTTCACCATTAATGAAACTCACAAAGTTTCAAATGATAAATGGATTTGTTCCAGAGTATCAGCATTGTGTCTGCCTTGGTGTGACAAGGCAATTAGCAAAACTGTGGTTTGACTCAAGAAATCATGACAAAGAGTGGTACTTAGGAGCAAAATCAGACCGCATTGACAAAGAGCTCATTGCAATTCAACCCCCTGTTGAGATAACAAGAGTACCACGATCTGTTGCAGACAGAAAATATTGGAAAGCATCAGAGTGGAGGTCATTCCTGTTATTCTATTGCCTGCCTTTACTGAATGGGGTCTTACTAAAGAAGTTCTGGAACcacctttttctgtttgtgttcgCTATGCACATTCTTTTGGGAGAAAAGGTGAAACGCTGTGATATTGAAGTAGCTGAAAGAGCTCTCAAGAAGTTCTCACTGCAGTTTGAGAAGTTATATGGTGCAGCAAATATGACATTTAATGTCCATCTTCTGACACACCTTGCAGCAAGTGTTAGGAACTGGGGCCCTTTGTGGGCCACATCAACCTTTTCCTTTGAATCATTTAATGGCACTTTGTTACAGTACTTCAATGGGACAACACATGTTCCAGAGCAAATAGTTAAAAGGTTTCTTTGCTGGAGGAGTCTAACACAAAAAGCCGAAAAGTACATGGTAGATGCTAATGAAGGggtgaaatgcattttttcacaTCTCCTAAACAGCAATGTATCAAGTTCTAATTCATCTACCCTGAATGAAAATGTCAGGGTTTTTGGTAATCCCTGTCATCACAAACTGTCAGCATTAGAAAAACTTGCTATCAAAGACTTGCTAAGTGTTACAGTCGAacactgtgtttgttttcaccGTTTCATTGTAAAAGGCGTACTGTATCATTCCAGCAGTAACAGAAGTCTAAAAAAAAGGATCAACTCAACAGTGGAGTTACAGGATGGAAGATTATGTAGAATTCTTTGCATGTCAGTATTCAGAGCAGGCGATTTGTCATTGCACTGTATATTGGTAAAGGAGCTTGTGAAGACTGAGGGACAGCTCTGCAAGGATAGTCAACTGAACATTGCTTCCACTTTTATGTCTGAGGTGTCAGAATCTAGGAATGTTTATGCGGTGCCCACTGACCTGTTCCACAGGAAATGTGTTTTGATCCAATCAAGAGACAAACAATATGTTATTCCTCTACCAAATAATGTAGAGAGAGATTAA
- the LOC121653408 gene encoding uncharacterized protein LOC121653408 isoform X1: MAQFKFGMFYFRDNTIHVESTDIVTPQYRQQLVQVLKRPDLSSEDGWIQVCWGTRKAPKNKVAAKLLLLGDNYKELMGKKEAFLKDEDIWHMAVARRRTTPCTTTRDGSKPKKKRITATSSLTSDEDETQIDPSQVFQTNKPKMTKAARDRALSQLKSSLLRRNPTTSTSLTSDVDTDIDTNVDLFDPPQASESTDLGQGESEEESVLMDQSRSSVDMQQDVMDALKEIPALVKCVRDLITTMKRMPPVMDTDSTSSGSSSPAPEMISLGNTGVQISKNCFLRLNRTRMSLFTQDLAVLIFGRDVLASSTLTGKPGPTGTAKEQLNPEKLSALVDTVIAEFPGTNVSDVRAVIRRKCNNENFVSKKKQ; the protein is encoded by the exons ATGGCGCAGTTCAAGTTCgggatgttttattttagggaCAACACAATTCACGTCGAAAGTACTGACATTGTGACACCTCAGTACAGACAGCAGCTCGTTCAGGTATTAAAACGGCCGGACCTCTCCAGTGAAGACGGATGGATACAAGTGTGCTGGGGCACCAGGAAAGCACCTAAAAACAAGGTGGCCGCGAAACTGCTCTTACTCGGAG ACAACTACAAGGAGttgatggggaaaaaagaagccTTCCTCAAGGATGAGGACATCTGGCACATGGCAGTTGCAAGGAGAAGGACCACACCATGTACCACAACACGTGATGGAAGCAAACCAAAG aaaaaaagaattactgCAACTTCCAGTCTCACTTCAGATGAAGATGAAACACAGATTGACCCATCACAAGTTTTTCAAACAAAT AAGCCGAAGATGACAAAAGCTGCAAGAGACAGAGCCCTTTCCCAACTGAAATCCTCGCTGCTGAGAAGAAATCCAACAACCTCCACCTCCTTGACAAGTGATGTTGATACAGACATAGACACCAATGTGGACTTATTTGACCCACCTCAGGCTTCAGAATCAACT GACCTGGGCCAAGGGGAAAGTGAAGAGGAGAGTGTCCTGATGGATCAGTCCAGATCCAGTGTTGACATGCAACAGGACGTGATGGATGCTCTGAAAG AAATTCCAGCCTTAGTCAAGTGTGTCAGAGATCTTATTACAACCATGAAGAGAATGCCACCTGTCATGGACACTGACAGTACAAGTTCTGGTTCTTCCAGTCCAGCTCCAGAAATG ATTTCCTTGGGCAACACGGGGGTGCAGATCAGCAAAAACTGTTTCCTAAGACTAAACCGAACAAGAATGTCCCTGTTCACACAGGACTTAGCTGTGCTCATCTTTGGGCGGGATGTTTTGGCATCCTCGACTCTCACAGGAAAACCAGGGCCTACTGGAACAGCGAAAGAGCAGCTAAATCCGGAAAAGCTGAGTGCCCTCGTTG ATACAGTTATTGCTGAATTTCCAGGAACAAATGTGTCTGATGTGAGGGCAGTGATTCGGAGAAAATGTAACAATGAGAATTTTGTGAGCAAAAAGAAACAGTAA